The sequence GAGGGCATCACCATGACCGGTCTCAAAGGCTGATCGGTTCCCTAGAACGGATGATTTTAGATCGAAGCGATCTAAAATCTAAATCCGCTCTAGAATCAAAGAAGTAGAGCATGATGTCGTCCGAAAACCGCGTACGCTTTTCGGCATCATGCACGACAACGGAGAACGAGCGATGAAGCATATCACCCAGATTCTCGCCGCTGCGGCCATTTCTATGGTCGTGACGGTCCCGGCCTATGCCGAAACCACCCTGACGGTTCACTATCCCATGCCGGGCTTCTTCAAGAACGTGATGGACACGATCTCGAAGAAGTTCATGGAAGAAAATCCCGACATCAAGATCCAGTTTGCCGCTCCTTCGGCCACCTATGAGGAAGGTATCCAGACCATCCTGCGCCAGGCCGGCACCAGCGAAATGCCCGATGTCACCTTCATCGGCCTCAACCGCCTGCGCATGATGGACGAGCGCAACGTCGCCGTCGACCTCGGCCCCCTCGTCAAGAAAGAGGGCAATATGGCCGAGAAAGGTTTCTCGGACACGATCCTGAAGCTCGCCCAGGTCAAGGGCAAGCAGGTCGGCCTCGCCTTCGCGACATCCAACCCGATCATGTACTACAACGCCGATCTGGTGAAGGCTGCCGGCGGCAACCCGGACAACCCGCCGAAGACCTGGGACGAAGTCATTGCGCTCGCCGGCAAGATCAAGGCGCTCGGCAACGGCGTCGATGGCATGGACTTCCGCTGGCAGGGCGACGACTGGATGTTCTCCGCCCTCCTCTTCGGCGCTGGCGGCAAGATGCTGAGCGACGACGAGACGAAGGTTGCCTTCAACGGTCCCGAGGGGCAGAAGGCGGTCGAACTGATCCAGCGCTTCGTCAAGGAAGGCGGCATGCCGGTCTTCACCAAGGCTGCCGGCGAGCAGGCCTTCGCTGCCGGCAAGGTCGGTTTCGAATTCCAGACGACCGGCGCTCTCGTCAACACCATCAAGAATGTCGGTGCGAAGTTCGATCTGCGCACCGCCAAGCTGCCGCTGATCGACCCGGTCAACGGCCGCCTGCCGACAGGCGGCAACGCCGTCGTCATCCTGACTCATGATCCGGTCAAGGAAGAAGCCGCCTGGAAATTCGCCAAGTTCGCCGCCGGCCCCTATGGCGCCTCGGTCGTCGTTCCCGGCACCGG comes from Rhizobium tropici CIAT 899 and encodes:
- a CDS encoding ABC transporter substrate-binding protein, with protein sequence MKHITQILAAAAISMVVTVPAYAETTLTVHYPMPGFFKNVMDTISKKFMEENPDIKIQFAAPSATYEEGIQTILRQAGTSEMPDVTFIGLNRLRMMDERNVAVDLGPLVKKEGNMAEKGFSDTILKLAQVKGKQVGLAFATSNPIMYYNADLVKAAGGNPDNPPKTWDEVIALAGKIKALGNGVDGMDFRWQGDDWMFSALLFGAGGKMLSDDETKVAFNGPEGQKAVELIQRFVKEGGMPVFTKAAGEQAFAAGKVGFEFQTTGALVNTIKNVGAKFDLRTAKLPLIDPVNGRLPTGGNAVVILTHDPVKEEAAWKFAKFAAGPYGASVVVPGTGYVPNNELAAKSAEYLGDFYKKNPLFQAGLSQMSIMVPWYAFPGANGVKVTQTIVDNLSRIVDGSAAPKEALDDAASDIEGLLPRS